The following nucleotide sequence is from Triticum dicoccoides isolate Atlit2015 ecotype Zavitan chromosome 7B, WEW_v2.0, whole genome shotgun sequence.
AATCGCTAATCCAACCGCCCATCACCCGGGTTGCCCAATGGAGCGCGGCAGCTGGTCACACACGAGAGACCCCTGCGGCCCACCCATCCGCATTCCGCAACTCTTTCCCTCCACCCGCTCGCGCTCACGGCCGCCGcgatgccgccaccgccgccgccgccggtccacctccgcctccgggtcTCCATCACCCCGCCCCACCCGCTCCCTCTCCCCTACTCCCGCCGCTTCTCCTCCGCCACGTCTGGCCTAGCCACCGCCCGCCACCTCTCCCTCCGCCGCGGCAGCCGGCGCCGCGCCCCCGTGTGCGCCGCGCGGAGCGAGGCCGCGGGGGCGGAGGGGTTCGACGAGGAGCTCGGAAGGCTCCTGGAGCTGCTCCCCGGGGAGCTGCGGCAGCGGGTGGAGGACCACCCGGAGCTCCCCGCGCTGGTGGAGGTGGTCATGGACCTCGGCCGGCCCCCGCTCGCGCGCTTCCCCTCCGGCGACTTCCTCCTCTCCCACCGCCCCATATCCTTCGACGACCTCCGCCAGGCCACTGCGAAGGTCAGGCTCATTCTGGACACCACGATACGCTGCTGCTCCTGCTTCTGCAGCAGCATTATTGAACGAGTCCAATTCTGCTCATCTGCCTTTGGTAGGTTGGGGACTTTGGAGGTGACAATCGTGCCGGGATTAGCCGCACGCTGCACCGGATCAGCGCGATCAGGAACAGGCAGGGAGACATTGTGGGACTGACCTGCCGCGTCGGGAGGGCTGTGCCCGGAAGTGCTAATTTGCTTCAGGATTTGGTGAAGGATGGTGGGTCGTTGCTGCTCATCGGCCCACCAGGGGTGGGGAAGACAACTGTCATAAGGTATGCTTGGATGATTAAGAAACCTCCGGCAGTGATTTTACTACATTGTACTAGTGTACTGGTGAATAGTGATAGATACTTACACGTGTGGCAATTGCAATTAGAAGAGTTTGTTTGCCAGTatgtaccaattttagcatcagatTGTTGCCTCGTCTTGCAGAGAAATTGCACGAATGCTAGCAGATGATTACGACAAGCGGGTGATGATTGTTGATACATCCAATGAGATAGGTGGAGATGGTGATATTCCTCACCCAGGAATAGGCAATGCCCGTAGGTTGCAAGTGCCCAACCAAGAAATGCAGCATAAGGTTTGTTCTCTTAAGTTTGTTGCATTATACTGCTCACAAGCCTATTGCTCGGCATTGACATGCGTACTTAAATCAGATGTTACTACTTGTTTTGGTCAAGTTCGTTGGATGATTTTATACAGTATGGAACATTTATGTTCCTTTTAGCACACCGCTTACAATGTATGTTAAATATGTTTCTTTAATGCCAATCAGGTGTTGATAGAAGCTGTGGAGAATCACATGCCTCAGGCAATCGTCATCGATGAAATTGGAACTAAGCTAGAGGCTATGGCTGCTAGCACCATTGCACAGCGGGGGATACAACTTGTTGCCTCCGCTCATGGTGTAACAATAGAGAATCTGACCATGAATCCTTCACTAGATATGCTTGTAGGAGGAATACAGGTAATGACATGCTGCACTTGATTCTATTGACTGTTATGAAACTATCGTATTTTCACACTGCAGCAAAGATGAACTGTATCATTTCAGTTGAAGTTTTGAACAGTGATGCAGTTCATCTAAATAACCTTACTTGACTTTGTTTTTTAGAGACAGTATGATTTTCTGTTCGTGTAGCTTTAGAACATACTATTAAATATTACTGGTTTTCTGTTTCACCATGGTTACTAATTTAAATCATTGTCTCTGCTCCATTGTTTCTCTAAGAGCGTCACCCTTGGCGATGAAGAAGCAAGCAGGAGAAGGGTACAAAAAACTGTCCTAGAGCGCAAGGGCCCATCAACATTTGCATATGCTGTAGAGATCGTGTCGAAAACTGAGTTACGTGTCCATCGTAGCCTGGAAGCTACAGTAGATGCTCTGCTTGCAGGTTCTCTCTGATTGTGCTAATAATCAACTACATTATCACGTTACATTTGATGCTAGGATTTTCTCATAGTCATAGTATACATGGAGTGATGCCATTATGACTAGATTTTGTTTTGTTGGTGCAGGTAGAATGCCTAATGTTGAAATTCGTAAGTTAGGTTCAACCGGCTCGGTGCAGCAGGAAGTTTCTGTGCAGAAGGATCAATTTCGTCGTGCTCCTTACGAAATTGCGTCTCAATCTGAAGTTGCTTCCTTAAGTAATGCAAGAACAAGCTTGGACTCTGCATTTAATCTTGATTCTGCCAACGGACATATAGAGAACTCTAATGTGTCTGAGGCAGCCTTCAATCTCTATGCTTATGGGGTACGAATTTCTTCAATAGACCATTTCCTTGATGCTCAATTTTTTTTACAGTGATCTTCATTAGTTCGTTTACATGTTCAAGGTTTTAGTTTGGGAGTGTTATTGTTAACACGATGCTTATTTGGTATGGACGCTGATTCCATTTGGCTGTATAATATCAAACTTTTGGGCGTCTTTATGGAAGTATGCGCATCCTTacaaaaaacaacaacaaagcctttagtcccaaacaagttgggggtaggctagagctgaaacccataagatcttgaAACCAATTCATGGTTCTGGCATGTGGGTAGCTAATTTCCATGTGACCTTGTCCGTGGCTAGTTGGTGATATTCCAGTCCTTCAGATCTCTCCTtacagactcctcccatgtcaaatttgaTCTACCCGGGCCTGTCTTGGCATTATCAGCAAGCTTTAACCGTCCGCTATGCTTTGGAGCTTTTGGAGGCATGTGTtgtatatgcccaaaccatctcagacggtgttggacaagcttctcttcaatcggtgctaccccaactctatcatgtatatcatcattccggacctgatcctttcttgtgtggccacacatccatctcaacatacccaTCTCTGCTACACCTAAATGTTGGTCATATCGCCTTTTAGTCCAACTCCCAGTGACATACAACATTGCAAGTCGAATCGCTGTCTTATAGAACCTGCCTTTTAGGTTTTGTGGCATTCTCTTGTCGCACAGAACGCTAGAAGCTTGGCGCAACTTCATCCATCAGGCTTTGATTCGATgtctcacatcttcatcaatatcaGCATCATTCTGCAGCATAGACCCCAAATATCAAAAGGTGTCCTTGTGAGGTACCACcttcccatcaaggctaacctcctctccTCCTTGTGCCTAGTAGTGCTGAAACCGCACGTCATGTACTCTGTTTTAGTTCTACTAACTCTAAAACCTTTTGATTCCAAAGTTTTGTCTCCATAGCTCTAAATTTCTATTAACCCTTGTCCGACTATCATCGACTAGCAGCACATCATccccaaagagcatacaccatgggatatctccttgtatatcccttatgGCCTCATCCATCACCATAGCAAAAAATAAGGGCTCAAAATTGATCCTTGGTGCAGTCCTATTTTAACCGGAAAGTCATTAGTCCCGCAATCACtttttcgaacacttgtcacaacattatcatacatgtccttgatgagggtaatgtactttgttgggactttgtgtttctccaaggcccaccacatggcaTTTTGTCGTATCTTAtcctaggccttctccaagtcaatgaacatcaTATGctggtccttcttttgctccctgtatctctccataagttgtcgtaccaagaaaatggcttccatggtcgacctactaggcaagaaaccaaactgattttcgcccacgcttgtcattcttcttaagcggtgctcaatgactctctcccatagcttttaTTGTATGGCCCATCGGCTTCATTCCATAGTAATTAGTACAACTTTGAACATCCCCCttattcttgaagattggtactaatatactccgcctccattcttctggcatcttgtttgtccgaaaaatgaggttgaaaagcttagtTAGCCATGCTATCGCTATGCCTCCGAGGCCTttgcacacctcaatggggatgcaATCAGGGCCCATCCCCTTGCTTCCTTTCATCTTTTTTAAAGCCTTCCTGAACTCAGGCTCCTGGATTCACCACACAAAATGCCTGCTGgtatcatcaaaggagtcgtccatctCAATGGTAGAGCTCTCATTCTCTCCATTGAACAACTTGTCAAAGTACTTCCGCCATCTATGCttgatctcctcgtccttcaccaggagctgatctgctccgtccttgatgcatttgacttggttgACATCCCTCGTCTCCCTCTCTCAGATCTTGACCATCTTATATATGTCCTTTTCTCCTTCCTTCGTGTCTAAGTGCTGATAGAGGTCCTCATATACGTCActtacagctcgctttgcggctttCTTTGCCACCTTGTactttctctatgttgtctgcactcctacccAGGTGTAGGTGTCTGAAACTAGACAATGGTGAATTTGCGGCCTTATTTGCCACCTTGATAGTCCTAGTTTGGTTTGTTGAGAAGTGCTCCTGCATGCATGCTGCTAGTGTGTGTGTGTCCTTAATCGTAATTTTTTTTTGATAGTCCTAGTTTGGTTTGTTGGAAAGTGCTCGTGCATGCTGCTGGTTTGTGTGTTGGGGGGTGAGGGGCTAATTCTGCCTTTTGGTTTTTCTATTGTTCCTGTGACTGCAACAAGACAATGGTGAATTTGCAGTAAATGGTCCATGAATTTTGTTAGCTGTGAATTACTTGTTTAAAAATCTTTTGTAGAATTTTCAGTACTGACATGAAAAAGAAGTTTGACAGTCCTAGTTTGGTTGTTGGAAAGCGCTCCCTCATGCTGCTAGTTTGTGTGTTGGTGGTGAGGGGTTAATGTTGATTACAACTTACGTAACTTCTCTTCCTTTGACTGCCACAAGACACTGGTAAATTTGTGGTAAAATAATTGATGATTTTTGTTAGCTGTCAATTACCTGTTTATACATATTTTTGTAGAATTTTCAGTACTTAGTTTGAAACTTATTGGATAGGGTGTTCTAGATATCCGAGGAAATTGCCTTGCAAGCGATTAAACAACTGGAGCTGGAGGAAATGATTACTTTGACTTATAATATCAGTGAAGCTGATGCAGTGATTGCTTTGCAATCGAAGCTCAAGAAGAATTCTCAGATTCAGGCTGTGTTGAAATCTGAAGATATACCGGTTTTCTTCGCTAAGGTACGCACTTGCGCTCTTCATTTTCAATGCACTGTTGTTTTTGAAGTGGCAGAATGATTCTATGGTGACTCACTTTCCTTCATAGACGAACTCCCTGGTGCAAATTACCCGGGCACTTCGCGTCCTTGTCGATGATCACGTGGATGGGTTGATCGATGTTGAAGATAAGGAGGAAGTAAGATCGTCTGAGGAAACCGATGCTTTGGAGGTACCACCATCATAGTCAACTTGCCCTGGATACAACCTTTCTTGAGCATAACAAACCCATTGTTTCTTGATAACAGGAAGCAAGATTGGCAGTCGAGCAGGTAGTGATCCCGAAAGGGGAGAGCGTGCAGCTCCTGCCTAGACCATCGACCATCATCTCCTCCCAAGTAAACCTCGTCGAAAGCTTCAACCTCAAGTGGGAAATCACAGGCCAGGAGCCAaacgcgtgcctgaggatccttccGCAGTTCGCGGACAGGGAAGTAGGTTCTGCCTCGGAGCAAGAGTCCGCACCCGGGCTCACAGATTCAGATAGCAGCTCCGATGGCATGGACTATACACAGAGCGGCGTCGCCAGGCTACCCTTCCTCCCGGAGTAGCATCCTGCCGAGTTCTTTCGCTGTCTGTGTCTCTGTACCTAGATGTATATTCCATTCCTTTCTTTTTGCAGCCGTTGGTCGTTGTTGATACCCCGGTAATTCTCTCTCTCTCAACTTAAAGTAACTCTGTTTAATTACAGTGGCTGTTAGGCAGATAGATAGTGCTGCTTTCCAACTCATACCGAACATAACAGGATCGGGTCCAACTCAGAGCTGCACGACAACGTTTGGCAGGAGATACATGCCTGCTGACCCAGCTGGCCTGGCCAAATACCGGATCATGTTGAAAGTGCATGCAGCGGATCCTGCGTCTTCCCCGCAATACGCCACATCGAAGAGACCAGTGACGCAGCACGCAGGGCTGCTTGCCGGTGTGAGGACTGAGGACGGAGTTCAGCGATGGATGGACTTGCATGCATATGTGTTGAGCCTCGTGACCCCGGCCGTGACATACGCTGTTCTCTGACCGTCATCACAGAGCGCAACAGCTGGGTCAGCATGCATGTATCTCTCGTCGGCTCGCGAGTCGTGACAGCGCGGCGAAGCAAAACCAATTCCTATAAGTGTAGCGCCCATACGCTAGTCGTTGCACTGtacagtgtagcgcctagctcTCATGCGTTACACATTGACTTAGCAATTCTCACACAGTTCACGGAGCGACGCTAGTCAGACGTGTAGCGTCCGCCAGCCAGGCGCTGCATGTGTAGTGTGATGTCTGACTGTCGGGCGCTACATGAAAGGGTCAGTGAAGTGAATTTTTTTCAAAGACAGTTCAATTTGTGAATTCTTTTCGTTCAGAGGTCAAATTTATCGTCTTTGCCGCCATACTCATTCTCTTTTGTGTCATGATATGTATCTGCATCCTGCAGTTCTGGCAGTTCTGCACATCTTCCCCTGTGCCCCACACTATTTCCATTTTCTTCTCCGGGGGAAGATCAATAATGCCGCGGCCGGTGGCCTGGCGCTCTACCTGTACCTTCCGTGTGTTGTTAATCAGGAGGGGTGTGCCCAGATATGGCTCCCCCCTGGTTGCCGCATACGTCCTCTCTGCCTTCCCGAGAGTCGCATGGCGTATGGGCGGAAAGCTTCCAATGGCCGGGCACCTtcgtgcacgcacgcacgcacgcccaTGGCCCCCGGAGTGCATTCCGGAGGGGCTCTCCTAACCGTAGTTTACAACCTGCATGGCCGCCATTGGAGCCATACCTAGAAgccaacaactccctccatcgcgGCCATTGCCCCGTCCAGCTTTTATATATACAATTAGCCGGCCGGTGGAAAGTGACACGGGCGGTGGAGTCATGCATGGCCGGGTCGAGCTTGCTCGAGGGCATATATTTGCATGCACTGTGCTGCACTCATGCACGGGTGGCCAACGGGCTGCCGGTACGCATAGTATAGACGTATACCCCTTTAGGAGTAGCCTACTTCTTTTAGCAATGGGAAACTCTTAAAGAAACGGTGCTCCTCCTGCCTAGCTCGATGACTCGACCGATCTCGGCTCCAATTTGGTAAGGCCGGTTGAGTTATAAATGGGTGCGTACGCGGACACAACCTCCTTGACAAGTACGTTAATGGTGCGTGCTTGCGTGCGTAGTGTGGAGTAGGGACAAAGTTCATGTGGTGACAAACGAGGAAATGCCACTCCACTTATGAAGCGGTGAGAGATATGTATCGGGATGAAGATCACCGCGGCTGCTGATTCGCGCAAGGTGATCCGGATCAAAGATACCATATCGCATGGATTTGGCTGTCATGTCAACATGTCATACAACGGTTTTCAACTCATACAAACAACGAATGGACCTTGATAACGATGGTTTGGTCCAACGAACAAACCAGTCACTTCAGCACCGAACACATGTGCATGCATGCGAGATTCCTGCCCTGAATGAAGAAGAACCGATCTGGAGGGGCCAGCAGAGAAATGTCTTTTTCTAGCTACGTCCAAACTACATGGCAATTTGTATTTTCAACATGGCATGGGTTTGGACCACCAGCACCGGCCGGCCATGAGCAGAAAGTTGGCCCGTTTTATTCGGTGATGAGGATGTGAGGTCACCGCCCTCGTCGTTCGTTCGTTCGTCGCAGTCAGGGCGAGTGCGACACAGGCGACCTCCACCATCGCAATGCCCAGTTCCTCGTAACGGCAAACCGctcgctcgggcgcgcgcgcctatAAATCACCTCGGCGTCGTGCAGCTACGTACCCAACTCACCACCAACGGCAGCCTAGGGCGCACGAGGAAGCTACACTGCAGACAGAGCCTAGCATTTCACCACGTACGAATCTAGCTAGCTCCTCAATCGCTCCTCTCATGGCGTCCAGCTCGAGCGCGTCGAGGGTGCCCGCGGCGGTGTACACCGTGCTCATCCTGCTGCTGCTGCCCGCCGTCTCGCGCTGCGAGGCTGACCTCCTGCAGGTAACCGTGGCCGGCGGCCGGAGAATGCTGGCCGGTGGGAGCAatgccgccgtcgccgccttctCGAGGCCGGCGGAGACGACTGCCGGGAGTAGCACGTGGCGGGCAGCAGATGGGAGGGCGATGGCGATGCCGCACTCTGAGTCAAAGAGGTCCAGCCGGGGCGGCCCGGACCCTCAGCACCACTAATAATTAAGTAAACTCGCCTTGTAAAGTAGCTTGTGTCGGCTAAGGATGATGTACGCCGTAAGTTGGAATCTACAAGTCCCTCGACTTCTAGAGAatcatatatatgttactcaacacATGAGTCTTGTAGTTCGTGCCTCTGCAGCACGCAAGAAAAATAAAGCGTATCAATCATGCCATATACCCTTCGTTTCTCCTTTTCATCCGATGGCGGGTGAATTCAGAATTTACCGTACCTGCAACATGGGCATGTGCCCGGGCTCCGcgacgtctccggcgagctcccaAGGCAGTCAAAATCGCTTCCAAAAAGACGATTAGGTTCGTAATTAAATGGGCCAGCTAGGCTCCCAAGTCAATCAAAATCGCTTTAAAAAGACGATTAGGTTCATAAATGGGCCAGCTAGGTCGCTCCATGCTGCTTGGGCCTTACTCCTCCATAACAGCAGACAACGCCTAACAGTTCCATAGGCCCATTTCTCTTACTCCTGCTTGAACCTAAGGGAGTGGTAATCCGAAATATCCGATATTCGTATTCGAGAAAATATCTATTCGTATCTGAAAAATACACATTCGAACTATATTGAAAATGAAAGATATCCGGGTTTATATTACGAATACAAATACTTTTTGTATGGCTAAACTTATGGTTATTATGCattatagtactccctccgatccatattaattgtcgttgaaatagatgtatctagacgtgtTTTAgggctagatacatccgtttgagcaacAACTAATATGGCTTGGAGATAGTAGTATTTATTGATAAGCATGCCTATCGTTGACTTATTATAAGTTGCAAATGGATTATATTTTGTCACTTAGCTATTGACTTATTTCCTTTACCTAATAGTATATCGCTATTATTTGTATCCAATTCAAATCAATTAAACTTCGATATGTATCCGTACTCGAGTAACGTCCGATCCGCATTAGTATCCGATAACATCTGTATTAGGGAAAGCCTCTAAAAGAGTTTTCATATTGACTTGGACATATAAGAGTTCTGAATCGAATCTTTAGAAAGAGGATCATTTTTTCATGCTAGCCTGTTCAAGTCCCCTTACGAGACTTCCGTTATTGGGTTAGCCATATTCGCATTCATAGTTGATATCGAAAATATGAAAACGGAAGTGATAAGAGCACTATCCAATCCATTCCCATGACTGAACCACATCAGGATgcggctgttggggaacatagtaataattcaaaaaaattcctacgtgtcaccaagatcaatctaggagatgctagcaatgagagagacgGAGTGCATctccatacccttgaagatcgctaagcgaaagcgttacaagaacgcggttgatggagtcgtactcgtggcgattcaaatcgcggaagatccgatccaagcaccgaacggacggcgcctccgcgttcaacacatgtaagcccggggacgtctcctccttcttgatccaacaagggggaggagaagttgagggagaactccggcagcacgatggcgtggtggtggagctcgtggttcttcggcaggacttcgccaagcactacggaggaggaggaggtgtaggaggggaagggttgcgccaggggcaagggtttagctcccatgcgcctccccactgtatataggggtggagggggctggtttcttgccctccaagttcattggggcgttggcaaaggtgggaggaaagacatCACATCCTTTCCCATCCCTACCGATTGTTATCCTCCTTTTTAGGGATCttaatcttatcccttcgggatatgatcttattccttctaaggggggatcttggtgcaccttgaccaggggtgtggggccttgc
It contains:
- the LOC119338242 gene encoding protein SEEDLING PLASTID DEVELOPMENT 1-like, with amino-acid sequence MPPPPPPPVHLRLRVSITPPHPLPLPYSRRFSSATSGLATARHLSLRRGSRRRAPVCAARSEAAGAEGFDEELGRLLELLPGELRQRVEDHPELPALVEVVMDLGRPPLARFPSGDFLLSHRPISFDDLRQATAKVGDFGGDNRAGISRTLHRISAIRNRQGDIVGLTCRVGRAVPGSANLLQDLVKDGGSLLLIGPPGVGKTTVIREIARMLADDYDKRVMIVDTSNEIGGDGDIPHPGIGNARRLQVPNQEMQHKVLIEAVENHMPQAIVIDEIGTKLEAMAASTIAQRGIQLVASAHGVTIENLTMNPSLDMLVGGIQSVTLGDEEASRRRVQKTVLERKGPSTFAYAVEIVSKTELRVHRSLEATVDALLAGRMPNVEIRKLGSTGSVQQEVSVQKDQFRRAPYEIASQSEVASLSNARTSLDSAFNLDSANGHIENSNVSEAAFNLYAYGISEEIALQAIKQLELEEMITLTYNISEADAVIALQSKLKKNSQIQAVLKSEDIPVFFAKTNSLVQITRALRVLVDDHVDGLIDVEDKEEVRSSEETDALEEARLAVEQVVIPKGESVQLLPRPSTIISSQVNLVESFNLKWEITGQEPNACLRILPQFADREVGSASEQESAPGLTDSDSSSDGMDYTQSGVARLPFLPE